In Indioceanicola profundi, the following proteins share a genomic window:
- a CDS encoding DUF2380 domain-containing protein, giving the protein MIHLFCVALLLFIIMEAQTRAEAEVALPTIFVPDLELSGDLSDAARADEWRQRTELATQALRSALTEQRLYQVSHLAPAPDGVARDHISAPVDKCKACLIELAQQAEADRILMARVFRMSELVLSLHAEIHDVDTGRLMFQRTLSFRGDNDRSWLKALDYLANEIRSQPIEQR; this is encoded by the coding sequence ATGATCCATCTCTTCTGTGTTGCTCTTCTGCTATTCATAATCATGGAGGCTCAAACGCGGGCCGAAGCAGAAGTGGCATTACCCACCATTTTTGTTCCTGACCTTGAATTATCCGGTGATCTCAGCGACGCAGCACGCGCAGATGAGTGGCGGCAGCGCACCGAATTGGCCACGCAGGCATTACGGTCGGCGCTAACAGAACAGCGCTTATACCAGGTCAGCCATTTGGCTCCCGCTCCAGATGGCGTAGCTCGCGACCATATCAGTGCACCCGTCGATAAGTGCAAAGCATGCCTCATAGAATTAGCTCAGCAAGCAGAAGCCGACCGGATCTTAATGGCTCGGGTTTTCCGCATGAGCGAGCTTGTGCTCTCATTACACGCAGAAATTCATGATGTGGATACGGGACGGCTCATGTTTCAACGCACGCTGAGCTTCCGAGGCGACAATGATCGATCGTGGCTCAAAGCGCTGGATTATCTCGCAAACGAGATCAGAAGCCAACCTATTGAGCAGCGGTAA
- a CDS encoding helix-turn-helix domain-containing protein, which produces MFFRALPEESHMGLHYAHLTLAERRTIFRLLQERQSVGSIATLLGRHRSTIHREIARNFHHSPVRDRWDYPERGHLRPGFQVPGLPHAAGASVFLQPAEPLAEGRGGECQRPPASPPAARQRTGAALRRPVEPAGPPAEQHASKVPGLQNSGRGVCSTAGNALQKPLASPLACRTSA; this is translated from the coding sequence ATGTTTTTCAGGGCTTTGCCTGAGGAGAGTCACATGGGACTGCACTATGCCCACCTCACCCTGGCCGAGCGGCGGACGATCTTCCGGCTGCTGCAGGAGCGCCAGTCGGTTGGCTCGATTGCAACGCTGCTGGGCCGGCACCGCTCCACGATCCACCGCGAGATCGCGCGCAACTTCCACCACAGTCCGGTGCGGGATCGCTGGGACTACCCAGAGCGCGGTCACCTTCGACCGGGGTTTCAAGTTCCTGGCCTACCGCATGCTGCCGGCGCCAGCGTATTTCTGCAACCCGCAGAGCCCCTGGCAGAAGGGCGCGGTGGAGAATGCCAACGGCCGCCTGCGTCGCCACCTGCCGCTCGACAGCGCACCGGAGCAGCGCTCCGCAGGCCCGTTGAGCCCGCTGGCCCACCAGCTGAACAGCACGCCTCGAAAGTGCCTGGGCTACAGAACTCCGGCCGAGGTGTTTGCAGCACAGCTGGAAACGCTCTCCAGAAACCGCTTGCCTCACCCCTCGCCTGTCGCACTTCAGCGTGA